The Thermosipho melanesiensis BI429 sequence ACAATTGATGAAACTGCTCACCAACCAAATGAATATGTAGTTATAAATAATTTAATAGAAGATACAAAAGTTTACACATACCTAATCGCAAATTCTTAAAAATTAAGGGGGGAAACCATGTCAAGGACTGTAAAAGCTCCAAGAGGAACTCAACTCTCATGTAAAAATTGGCAAACTGAAGCGCCCATGAGGATGCTAATGAACAACCTCGATCCAGAAGTTGCAAGGGATCCTGCAAATTTAATTGTTTACGGTGGTACTGGTAGAGCTGCAAGAAACTGGGAATGTTTTGACAAAATAGTTGAAACCCTAAAAAATCTTGAAATGGATGAAACTCTGTTAGTACAAAGTGGAAAACCTGTTGCTGTATTTAAAACAAATGAATGGGCACCCAGAGTCTTGATCGCAAACTCAAATTTAGTTCCAAAATGGGCAAATTGGGAATATTTTAGAGAACTTGAGGCAAGAGGATTAATAATGTATGGTCAAATGACTGCAGGGAGTTGGATTTACATTGGAACCCAAGGAATATTACAAGGTACTTACGAAACCTTTTATGCAGTTGCAAAGAAATACTTCAATGGAACATTAAAAGGAAAATGGGTCTTAACAGCAGGTTTAGGAGAAATGGGTGGAGCTCAACCTCTCGCCGTTACTTTAAACGATGGAATTGTACTTGCAGTAGAAATTGACAAAAAAATGATCGATAGACGTATAAAAACTGGATATCTAGATGTTTGGACTAATAATCTTGATGAAGCCTTAGAAATGGTACAAAATGCTGTAAAAGAAGGAAAGCCTTTATCGGTCGGTTTACTTGCAAATGCAGCAGATGTACATCCTGAACTTGTAAAAAGAGGAATTATTCCTGATATAGTAACTGACCAAACCGCTGCTCATGATCCACTAACTGGATATGTTCCAAGAGGCATGTCTTTTGATGATGCATTAAATTTAAGAAAAGAAAATCCTAAAAAATATCTTGAATTAGTATATGAAAGTGTTGTAAGACATATTGAAGCTATCCTTGAAATGCAAAAACAAGGTGCAAAAGTATTTGAATATGGTAATAACATAAGAAGACTAGCATATGACCATGGTGTAAAAGATGCATTCAATATCCCTGGCTATGTACCTGAATACATAAGGGATTTATTTTCAGAAGGTAAAGGCCCTTTTAGATGGGCGGCACTTTCTGGAAATCCAGAAGATATCTATAAAACTGATAAAAAAGTATTGGAATTATTCCCATATGATGAGCATTTAAAAAAATGGGTTGAGCTTGCTCAAAAAAAGGTAAAATGGCAAGGTCTTCCAGCAAGAATTTGTTGGCTTGGACAAGGCGAAAGGGCGGAATTTGGTTTGGCAATAAACAAAATGGTAAAAGATGGAGAATTAGAAGCACCTATAGTTATTGGTAGAG is a genomic window containing:
- the hutU gene encoding urocanate hydratase; protein product: MSRTVKAPRGTQLSCKNWQTEAPMRMLMNNLDPEVARDPANLIVYGGTGRAARNWECFDKIVETLKNLEMDETLLVQSGKPVAVFKTNEWAPRVLIANSNLVPKWANWEYFRELEARGLIMYGQMTAGSWIYIGTQGILQGTYETFYAVAKKYFNGTLKGKWVLTAGLGEMGGAQPLAVTLNDGIVLAVEIDKKMIDRRIKTGYLDVWTNNLDEALEMVQNAVKEGKPLSVGLLANAADVHPELVKRGIIPDIVTDQTAAHDPLTGYVPRGMSFDDALNLRKENPKKYLELVYESVVRHIEAILEMQKQGAKVFEYGNNIRRLAYDHGVKDAFNIPGYVPEYIRDLFSEGKGPFRWAALSGNPEDIYKTDKKVLELFPYDEHLKKWVELAQKKVKWQGLPARICWLGQGERAEFGLAINKMVKDGELEAPIVIGRDHHDTGSVASPYRETEAMKDGSDAIADWPILNAMLNVASGATWVSFHHGGGVGIGYSLHAGMVTVADGTELAHKKLERVLTNDVGLGVVRHADAGYEIAINTAKKHNIQMPMLDT